Part of the Neoarius graeffei isolate fNeoGra1 chromosome 15, fNeoGra1.pri, whole genome shotgun sequence genome is shown below.
atggtagatttggatattgatacgcctacctcctggagagtgttgttcacttgattggctgttgtgaagaggtttctcttcaccataggaaattattctgtgatcatccactactgttgtcttctgtgagtgtccaggtctttttgcattgatgagttcaccagtgctttctttctttctttctttctttctttctttctttctttctttctttctttctcaggatgtaccaaactgtagattttgccactcctaatattgtagcaatttctcggatgtttttttttctgtttttgcagcttaaggatggcttgtttcacctgcatggagagctcctttgaccgcatgttttcttcacagcaaaatcttccaaatgcaagcagcacacatcaaatcaactccaggccttttatctgcttaattgagaatgacataacaaaggaatttcccacacttgcccatgaaatagcctttgagtcaattgtccaattacttttggtccctttaaaaacagggtggcacatgttaaggagctgaaactcctaaacccttcatccaattttaatgtggataccctcaaatgaaagctgaaagtctggactttatgtccatgtccattatataactataacttgaatatgtttcagtaaacaggtaaaaaaacaaaatttgtgtcagtgtccaaatatatatggacctaactgtagtttcTCTGCCTCCCCCAAACTTGAAATTactcaaagaaaagaaaaagttcACTAGGATGCCATGCTGACCAGACACCAAATAGGCTACTATTATTAATAGGTAGCACTGAATGCCACCATACTGACCTACCAATGCTTTTACGTATCACACAATACACAAATCAATGTTTGCCCTTTGAAAGAGATGCtgaatattctctgaaaaatgcccTGCTCCACACTATGCCATGTGGCCTCGGGGGTGGAGTCCTTTCGACCTCAATCTGTAAGCTCTCCCTTCCTGATTTAGAAGAAGTAACTCACCCTTACTAATTTAGGAGTAAAAGTTAAGATATAGTATGCGCTATTGGGAGACAAAGCAACCATGCAATGGTCAGCCAACCTCAGACAAAAGAGTTTCAATACTATACCAGAGATTTGCTGAACCATATATCACTTTGGATGTTTTCTAGGACTTACTACTTATGTCATGACATAGCCATTCCTCTGCCACATTTAGAAAACTTCTCTCATGGTTACCCAATGTGCCCCACAAGAGTATGACAAGGTTGTGCACTTCCCATAGATCATCACAGATCATGCAAGCATCAGCTAGGCCTTGTTTTGTCATGCATATATGGCAAATATGGGAATCAATTTGCAACTTCCACATTATAATACCATGGATAAAAAAGGGAGTGATGTCTTTTTTCTTGACTTTTCTATTCTATCTTGCATAAAAGCTTAAAAGGTACCAAAGGTCTAGATATTGACATATGTATTCTTTTTAATAGCCTGGCTGTATTACTATAATTTTGATGATTTTCCTTctcacttttttctttctttttttttttgcttcctttTTCTTTGAATTTCTCACACCCCGGGACAATTTACGAAGGGAGAAAAAAATTAatgcaacaaattacccagacaaAAATATTGTTGTTGTTACCAACTTTTaataaaaagagacaagtgaaacAAATTATCTTATTATTGATTGCTCATTAAATTTGTTCAAGGTTTGTTTTCTGAACCTGAGTTTTAAAGCAAATGCAATCATCCTCTTCTCGATGATCATCTACCTTCAACCATATTCTACCTTCCATTGAATGGAAACACATGCTGTTCTCCTCCTGAACGTCCATATATTGTATCAGTTTGATGACAGTTTGATCACAAGAGGTCTTAGTCGAGGTGTTGAAAACAAAAGTGGTAGTGGTGGAGGGTGACTGGAGGTGTTGTCATATACATGCCTTTTCCCATCAAAGCATGGGGTGACATCACCATCAATAATTGGGATTGCTCATCAATGACCAAGGGGAGGGGTTTGGGAATAAAAAGACACCAGCACCCACCACAACTGAAATGGTGACCGACGCTTGGGGCTTCGTTGGAAATCGCAACAGTAAATCACAGTTTTGTAAGTCAATTGTATTATAATCAATTTAATGTCCCAAGTCACAGTTAAATGTTTTGTCATTCTTTCTATTCAAGTACCTAATCTTTTATTCTTCATTTCTTCTTTACTCTTTGCAGCCAATAAAATATTTCCAGTACATGCAATGGATAAGGCTATTTTAATTATTTTGTTCTGGAGTCTTTGCAGTCTGATACATTTGGAAGGGCTACCAATCAGGTAAGAGCATTGTTTTAATTCATTTTAGTGTATTTTGACAGCTTTACTTTACTTGTTCCTAGTTGTGTTGACTGATCAACAATTCACACTTCTCACAGCAAGAGGTCCATCAGTGAGGTCCAGCTGATGCACAATGTTGGAGAACACAAGCAATCACTGGAAAGACAGGACTGGCTTCAAGTAAAGCTGAAGACTGTAATCATACCCAGAATCAATGACTCACAGAAAGGACAAAAGGGGAAATCCAAGACTCTGTCTTCAGATTTCCAAGCCTGGAACAGTCCAATCCAGATCTCAAGTTAATACACGGGACTGCT
Proteins encoded:
- the pth1b gene encoding parathyroid hormone 1b, whose translation is MDKAILIILFWSLCSLIHLEGLPISKRSISEVQLMHNVGEHKQSLERQDWLQVKLKTVIIPRINDSQKGQKGKSKTLSSDFQAWNSPIQISS